From the genome of Solidesulfovibrio carbinolicus, one region includes:
- the ruvX gene encoding Holliday junction resolvase RuvX, producing the protein MEKILAIDYGQARVGLAVCAPGGTVAFPHSTIAWETRDDLFARLLAVIEEQNPGRIVIGYPARAGGDEGLTGRQVRNFAARLARRTAVPLAYADEAHSTEEAAERLREAGLSGRELLAKVDAMAAAVILERYLRGGELCFEPSSLGS; encoded by the coding sequence GTGGAGAAGATACTCGCCATCGATTACGGCCAGGCCCGGGTGGGCCTGGCCGTTTGCGCTCCAGGGGGAACCGTCGCCTTTCCCCATTCCACCATCGCCTGGGAGACGCGAGACGACTTGTTTGCCAGGCTGCTTGCGGTTATCGAAGAACAAAACCCAGGCCGCATCGTCATCGGCTACCCGGCCCGGGCCGGCGGCGACGAAGGCCTCACCGGCCGGCAAGTCCGCAACTTCGCCGCCCGGCTGGCCCGGCGCACCGCCGTGCCCCTGGCCTACGCCGACGAGGCCCACTCCACCGAGGAAGCCGCCGAGCGCCTGCGCGAAGCCGGCCTGTCCGGCCGGGAGCTTTTGGCCAAGGTGGACGCCATGGCCGCGGCCGTCATCCTCGAACGCTACCTGCGCGGCGGAGAACTATGTTTCGAGCCATCCTCCTTGGGTTCCTGA
- the mltG gene encoding endolytic transglycosylase MltG — MFRAILLGFLIVLVVLGGTIGYKAYEFLAVPPQTPGQNKIVLIEPGQNLDAVANMLVAEGVLRDADGFKLLAKFLDKGGRVKAGEFEVSTGWTPQKLLDYLTTAKGVQHKLAAPEGLTMRQIARLAEDAGLCSAAAFLRAARDPELLKKYNIPAESAEGFLFPNTYLFTRKRGDDGTYVVEAMLKEFWKQAEALWPGEKPAGQKLLAFVTMASIVEKETGVDAERTRVAGVFANRLAKGMLLQTDPTIIYGLGEKFTGNLTRAHLEDAANPYNTYTRPGLPPGPICSPGLKSLQAVANPENHEFYYFVATGEGEHKFSKTLDEHINAVNKYQRGRGKKDDGKGKP; from the coding sequence ATGTTTCGAGCCATCCTCCTTGGGTTCCTGATCGTCCTTGTCGTCCTGGGCGGAACCATCGGCTACAAGGCCTACGAATTCCTGGCCGTGCCGCCCCAAACGCCCGGCCAGAACAAAATCGTGCTCATCGAGCCCGGCCAGAACCTCGACGCCGTGGCGAACATGCTCGTGGCCGAAGGCGTGCTGCGCGACGCCGACGGCTTCAAGCTGCTGGCCAAGTTCCTGGACAAGGGCGGGCGCGTCAAAGCCGGCGAATTTGAAGTCTCCACCGGCTGGACGCCGCAAAAACTCCTCGACTACCTGACCACGGCCAAGGGTGTGCAACACAAGCTCGCCGCCCCCGAAGGCCTGACCATGCGCCAGATCGCCAGACTGGCCGAAGACGCCGGCCTGTGCTCGGCCGCCGCCTTCCTGCGCGCCGCCCGCGATCCCGAACTTCTCAAGAAATACAACATCCCGGCCGAATCCGCCGAAGGGTTCCTGTTCCCCAACACCTACCTCTTCACCCGCAAACGCGGCGACGACGGAACCTACGTCGTTGAAGCCATGCTCAAGGAATTCTGGAAACAGGCCGAAGCCCTCTGGCCCGGCGAAAAACCGGCCGGCCAAAAACTCCTGGCCTTTGTCACCATGGCCTCCATCGTGGAAAAAGAAACCGGCGTCGACGCCGAACGCACCCGCGTGGCCGGGGTGTTCGCCAACCGCCTGGCCAAAGGCATGTTGCTGCAAACCGATCCCACCATCATCTATGGCCTGGGGGAAAAATTCACCGGCAACCTCACCCGCGCCCACCTCGAAGACGCCGCCAATCCCTACAACACCTACACCCGCCCCGGACTGCCCCCAGGCCCCATCTGCTCGCCCGGCCTCAAATCCCTGCAGGCCGTGGCCAACCCCGAAAACCACGAGTTCTACTACTTCGTCGCCACCGGCGAAGGCGAACACAAGTTCAGCAAGACGTTGGACGAACACATCAATGCCGTGAACAAGTACCAGCGCGGCCGTGGCAAGAAGGATGACGGCAAGGGCAAGCCGTAG
- a CDS encoding pyridoxal-phosphate-dependent aminotransferase family protein translates to MAQAPFPELTLFITGPTYIRPEVRDAGSWPEYGHRDAENAKRFEPIFRNLGIIAGLPADYRTILFLGSGSTAMEASIRSLVAQGETILHATCGAFGDLWHKMSLANGKNAVRLAAEPGQPITPEALDAAMAQHKPAVVAVTHNETSTGVTNDVPALCRVIKAHNALALVDGVSIFGGAPCPIAASGCDFYATATQKSLGLHAGFGIGFVSPAAIEKARHVTARGHATDILSHLGRAEKFQTQSTPNGALGNQMYLQLRYIVEQEGLEARYARHAAMRDTTIAFVENLPGYAPFAAPGFRSPTVTAVAAKPGMTSADLRAIKETLRAKGYLFDPGYAKLNEDLEAAGKQPIFRIGHMGDITPAMLDAYLAVLGEVLTR, encoded by the coding sequence ATGGCCCAAGCGCCCTTTCCGGAACTGACCCTTTTCATCACCGGCCCCACCTACATCCGCCCCGAAGTGCGCGACGCCGGCTCCTGGCCCGAATACGGCCACCGCGACGCCGAAAACGCCAAACGCTTCGAGCCGATATTCCGTAACCTCGGCATTATCGCCGGACTGCCGGCCGATTACCGCACCATCCTGTTTCTCGGCTCCGGCTCCACCGCCATGGAAGCCTCCATCCGCTCGCTAGTGGCGCAGGGCGAAACCATCCTCCACGCCACCTGCGGCGCGTTCGGCGACCTGTGGCACAAAATGAGCCTGGCCAACGGCAAAAACGCCGTGCGCCTGGCCGCCGAACCCGGCCAGCCCATCACCCCCGAAGCCCTGGACGCCGCCATGGCCCAGCACAAACCCGCCGTGGTCGCCGTCACCCACAACGAGACCTCCACTGGCGTAACCAACGACGTGCCCGCCCTGTGCCGCGTCATCAAAGCCCACAACGCCCTGGCCCTGGTCGATGGTGTGAGCATCTTCGGCGGCGCGCCCTGCCCCATCGCCGCCTCGGGCTGCGACTTCTACGCCACCGCCACCCAGAAATCGCTCGGGCTCCACGCCGGCTTCGGCATCGGCTTCGTCAGCCCCGCCGCCATCGAAAAAGCCCGCCACGTCACCGCCCGAGGCCACGCCACCGATATCCTGAGCCACCTCGGCCGGGCCGAAAAATTCCAGACCCAGTCCACCCCCAACGGGGCGCTCGGCAACCAGATGTACCTGCAACTGCGCTACATCGTGGAACAAGAAGGCCTCGAAGCCCGCTACGCCCGACACGCGGCCATGCGCGACACGACCATCGCCTTCGTGGAAAACCTGCCCGGCTACGCCCCCTTCGCCGCCCCCGGCTTCCGCTCGCCCACCGTCACCGCCGTGGCCGCCAAACCCGGCATGACCAGCGCCGACCTGCGCGCCATAAAAGAAACCCTGCGCGCCAAAGGCTACCTGTTCGATCCCGGCTACGCCAAACTCAACGAAGACCTGGAAGCCGCCGGCAAACAACCCATCTTCCGCATCGGCCACATGGGCGACATCACCCCGGCCATGCTTGATGCCTATCTGGCGGTTCTTGGCGAGGTGTTGACGCGGTAG